In a genomic window of Akkermansiaceae bacterium:
- a CDS encoding fatty acid desaturase, whose translation MIDKEEVYKDPGKWRKIVVQYQKPSIPRASWQIVNTLVPWFACWTALYFVRDISMWLTIPFILLIGGLTVRTFIIFHDCGHQSFFKSRRANDILGYITGVLTFTAYRFWHWEHGVHHSTAGDLDRRAEGDIWTMTIEEYEASSKGMKLAYRLVRSPLVLFTIAPMFLFLVWQRFSSKKAKWRDRRSVWWTNIGVAGMVALGCYVFGWQHYLLFQLSACAISTTAGVWMFYVQHQFEDVYWARHDEWNFAAAALEGSSFYKLPKVLQWFSGNIGFHHIHHLSSKIPNYLLERCHNAEPLFQQVPCLTIRESIACAGYRLLDEENRRLVGFKYLKEYRKRHSGEKAA comes from the coding sequence ATCATCGACAAGGAGGAGGTCTACAAGGACCCGGGAAAATGGCGTAAGATTGTGGTGCAGTACCAGAAGCCCAGCATCCCTAGAGCCAGCTGGCAGATTGTCAATACCCTGGTGCCATGGTTCGCCTGCTGGACGGCCCTCTATTTCGTCCGGGATATCTCCATGTGGCTGACGATTCCGTTTATTCTCCTGATCGGCGGGCTGACCGTGCGGACCTTCATTATCTTCCACGACTGCGGTCACCAGTCGTTTTTCAAATCCCGCAGGGCCAATGACATCCTGGGATACATCACCGGCGTCCTGACATTCACCGCCTACCGTTTCTGGCACTGGGAACACGGCGTGCACCACTCGACGGCTGGTGACCTGGACCGTCGCGCCGAGGGCGACATCTGGACCATGACCATCGAGGAGTATGAAGCTTCCTCCAAGGGTATGAAGTTAGCCTATCGTCTCGTTCGCAGCCCGCTTGTCCTGTTTACCATCGCCCCCATGTTCCTGTTTCTCGTCTGGCAACGGTTTTCATCGAAAAAAGCCAAGTGGAGAGACCGCCGCTCCGTGTGGTGGACGAATATCGGGGTGGCCGGAATGGTCGCGCTCGGTTGTTACGTGTTTGGTTGGCAGCATTACCTCCTGTTCCAGCTCAGCGCCTGTGCAATCTCCACCACGGCCGGCGTCTGGATGTTTTATGTGCAACATCAATTTGAGGATGTCTACTGGGCGCGCCATGACGAGTGGAACTTCGCAGCAGCGGCGCTCGAGGGCAGCTCCTTTTACAAACTTCCCAAGGTGCTCCAGTGGTTTTCCGGCAATATCGGATTCCACCACATCCACCACCTCAGCTCGAAAATTCCTAACTACTTGCTGGAAAGGTGCCACAATGCCGAGCCTCTTTTCCAACAGGTGCCCTGCCTGACCATCCGCGAGAGCATCGCCTGCGCCGGGTATCGATTACTCGACGAGGAAAACCGCCGCTTGGTCGGTTTCAAATATCTCAAGGAGTATAGGAAGAGACACTCCGGGGAAAAAGCGGCCTAA